The genomic DNA CTTCTTTAGCGATGCGCCTGGCTTTAAAGGCTCTGGGCAAAAACACCATCGTAGTGATACCAGCTTGCTGCTGGTCCATAATAGCCGGCCCATTCCCCTATTCATCTCTGGACGTCCCCCTCTACCACACCGCCTTTGAAACTGCTGGGTCCCTCTCCTCGGGGATAGCAGCTGCTCTTAAAGTCCTGGGCCGGGAGGATGTAACGGTTATGGCCTGGGCCGGAGATGGAGGCACCTTTGATATAGGCCTTCAGGCTCTTTCCGGAGCTGCTGAGCGCAACGATAACTTCATCTACGTTTGTTACGATAACGAAGCCTACATGAACACAGGAATCCAGCGTTCCTCAGCCACCCCCTGGCTGGCCTGGACCACCACTACTCCAGCCGATAAGCCCAAAGAGGAGCCCAAGAAAGACATAATAGCCATAATGGCTGCCCACCGCATCCCATATGTGGCCACTGCTACTGTGGGCTATCCCGATGACCTGGAGATGAAGTTCCGCAAAGCGAAGGCCATAAAGGGCACCAGGTTTATCCACATTTTCTCACCCTGTCCACCAGGGTGGCGGACGGAATCAAAGGATTCCATAAAGCTCGCCCGTCTTGCCGTCCAAAGCAAAGTTTT from Anaerolineae bacterium includes the following:
- a CDS encoding 3-methyl-2-oxobutanoate dehydrogenase subunit beta, producing the protein METYPRPRLEPNYRLPEEELLKPGHMACPGCGASLAMRLALKALGKNTIVVIPACCWSIIAGPFPYSSLDVPLYHTAFETAGSLSSGIAAALKVLGREDVTVMAWAGDGGTFDIGLQALSGAAERNDNFIYVCYDNEAYMNTGIQRSSATPWLAWTTTTPADKPKEEPKKDIIAIMAAHRIPYVATATVGYPDDLEMKFRKAKAIKGTRFIHIFSPCPPGWRTESKDSIKLARLAVQSKVFPLLEVEHGERWRITVWPEKFVPVREYLKLQGRFRHLTDEQIEIIQRNVDQAWEKLLKLAGENVRESSPCA